One Spodoptera frugiperda isolate SF20-4 chromosome 10, AGI-APGP_CSIRO_Sfru_2.0, whole genome shotgun sequence genomic region harbors:
- the LOC118277651 gene encoding uncharacterized protein LOC118277651: MLTWACVLFLLPLSVPISCCSKFYYARNAFQTAEDCKLCYETECMNLDQSRCAYYAEADGVLPKDDDETATASNPKLRREVDDLVFELVDKVAGLSNNMECIPYVSRYTNCNKDNICLGCKTCACNADGRWQCTVAAPCHSKQPPLKIDHRVLGLVMGSLIESAHSKKVKRSVVNDSEEFTTATTTLSLKQIADWFYGVQPIGQVISSSETPSTESTITEINVEPDETPAAITETNPTTEAPTTTTATESKTINTDTDYLEFDEVLRSIAVDTKSYSRRKPLDNTLSNHSFSVDYIIFEEDNGTSNTNVDNFAYMINMMQDNEAATEPPVTETTKIVIDLLSAAEKLGAKSNTTEDYAALNKDIETKAFENMNDVVDYNTLNIMKRDVNEQNKMTAPSLVPVVTIIVNTTNDTRNNHTGEPLPTDLKETVLVPFNKIIFDKVKELENLKRIKDNLAKFIKTDVPLPEDVDNSTGNTYFSIYNLAMGTGVGIVSRRSNTEAYDKYTLKLKGDIFEVIRDITAIQRQKSVAVPDDLNYLLHSMKRYVYKNQWQDTKPKKIKKIVKRTKHFRRQMNQNVGHCAYISFKDCLIKILELVEKESPKFNALSPLSPTSRRIMKRIINSFYVDELAVAGVRVRDPNYNLTNDLQVIGSKWQDMSANIMSSTPFASLFRMKLLHFALTSDISKINDAISLIDFSHSRRMLPSLDKVNDDVIDKINDGLTAIHDKMQLIIKYYSLKTNSSETINPQVEDETSNPVKNTTDSKKKKNRSFITHIRSLLETSKKDIAELLHRKVPKSEIVKQLAKKKLDEISEKRYNEYEEAMKKWQKNLDVTSRSKRSLLYGFQTRIKNIIPGYLRHKVNPKIKKNATRFADEWKKKRMAATHERMRRRTTTPKTKWQNGNVSPKTTTTKSSTTTAKSSTLRTSHKPPPPPPLPPATISNSSHH; the protein is encoded by the exons ATGCTGACATGGGCGTGTGTTCTCTTCCTCCTGCCTCTATCCG TACCAATATCATGCTGTTCAAAATTCTACTATGCAAGAAATGCCTTCCAAACGGCAGAAGACTGTAAGCTCTGCTATGAGACGGAGTGCATGAACCTGGACCAGTCTCGCTGTGCTTACTACGCGGAGGCTGATGGTGTGCTGCCCAAGGATGATGACGAGACAGCTACTGCCAGCAACCCCAAGTTGAGGAGAGAGGTTGATGACCTCGTGTTTGAGTTGGTTGATAAAG TTGCAGGACTGTCCAACAACATGGAGTGCATACCGTACGTGTCCCGGTACACCAACTGCAATAAAG ACAACATATGCCTGGGCTGCAAGACCTGCGCGTGTAACGCAGACGGGCGCTGGCAGTGCACCGTCGCAGCGCCGTGCCACTCCAAGCAGCCACCTCTGAAGATCGACCACCGGGTCCTCGGGCTCGTCATGGGATCCTTGATTGAGA GTGCACATTCCAAGAAAGTGAAGAGGTCTGTAGTAAATGACTCGGAGGAGTTCACGACTGCCACCACCACTCTCAGCCTGAAACAGATCGCCGACTGGTTCTACGGCGTGCAGCCGATCGGTCAAGTGATCAGCAGCTCGGAGACACCTTCCACTGAATCCACTATAACTGAGATAAATGTTGAACCTGATGAAACGCCTGCTGCTATAACTG AAACCAACCCAACGACTGAAGCACCCACAACCACTACAGCAACAGAATCAAAAACAATTAACACTGACACAGACTATCTAGAATTCGACGAGGTGCTTCGAAGCATCGCTGTAGACACCAAATCTTACAGCCGGAGAAAGCCATTGGATAATACACTCAGTAACCATAGCTTTAGCGTAGATTATATAATTTTCGAAGAAGATAATGGCACTAGTAATACCAATGTTGATAACTTTGCGTACATGATAAACATGATGCAAGACAATGAGGCTGCAACTGAACCTCCCGTCACTGAAACTACTAAAATTGTTATCGATTTACTGTCTGCGGCTGAGAAACTGGGAGCCAAGTCGAATACAACTGAAG ATTATGCTGCTTTGAATAAAGACATAGAAACTAAAGCCTTTGAAAACATGAATGATGTTGTAGATTACAACACACTCAACATTATGAAAAGAGATGTCAATGAGCAAAACAAAATGACAGCTCCCAGCTTAGTGCCAGTAGTTACTATTATTGTAAACACTACTAATGACACTAGAAATAATCATACAGGAGAACCTCTACCCACTGATCTTAAAGAAACTGTGCTAGTACCAttcaataaaatcatatttgacAAAGTAAAAGAATTAGAAAATTTAAAGAGAATCAAAGACAATCTAGCGAAATTCATTAAAACTGATGTCCCACTACCAGAAGATGTTGATAACAGTACAGGCAACACATATTTCTCTATATACAACTTAGCCATGGGCACTGGTGTAGGTATAGTGTCAAGAAGATCAAATACTGAGGCATACGACAAGTATACGCTGAAACTGAAAGGTGACATTTTTGAAGTAATTCGAGACATAACGGCAATACAGCGGCAAAAGAGTGTAGCTGTACCTGATGACCTGAACTATCTGCTGCACTCGATGAAACGATACGTTTACAAGAACCAGTGGCAGGACACTAAACcgaagaaaataaagaagattGTAAAGAGAACGAAACACTTCAGGCGACAGATGAACCAGAATGTTGGACATTGCGCTTACATTTCATTCAAAGACTGCTTGATTAAAATCTTAGAGTTAGTTGAGAAAGAGTCGCCGAAGTTTAATGCTTTGTCTCCTCTGTCTCCCACCTCGAGGAGGATAATGAAACGCATTATTAACTCCTTCTACGTAGATGAACTAGCTGTAGCCGGAGTACGCGTGCGCGACCCCAATTATAACCTAACTAATGATTTACAAGTGATTGGCTCCAAGTGGCAGGACATGTCAGCAAATATCATGAGCAGCACTCCTTTTGCGAGCCTATTTAGAATGAAACTACTACACTTTGCTTTGACTTCAGATATTAGCAAAATAAATGACGCTATAAGTTTAATAGATTTTTCTCACAGCAGACGTATGCTGCCGTCATTGGATAAAGTAAACGATGACGTAATAGACAAAATAAACGATGGCTTGACTGCTATTCACGACAAAATGcaattgataataaaatactactcactgaaaactaattcatcagaaACAATAAATCCACAAGTAGAAGACGAAACCAGTAATCCAGTGAAAAACACAACTGattcaaagaaaaagaaaaatcgtTCATTCATTACACACATCCGCAGTTTACTGGAGACTTCAAAGAAAGATATCGCTGAACTTCTCCACAGGAAAGTTCCTAAGTCGGAAATAGTAAAACAACTGGCGAAGAAAAAATTGGACGAAATATCAGAGAAAAGGTATAACGAGTATGAGGAAGCTATGAAGAAATGGCAGAAGAATTTAGATGTAACTTCGAGAAGTAAAAGATCCCTTTTGTATGGATTCCAGACACGGATCAAGAATATTATACCGGGATATTTAAGACATAAGGTCAATCCGAAAATAAAGAAGAACGCCACACGTTTTGCCGACGAATGGAAGAAGAAAAGGATGGCTGCAACACATG AACGCATGAGGAGGAGAACCACAACACCTAAAACGAAGTGGCAGAATGGAAACGTGTCTCCAAAAACTACGACAACCAAATCAAGCACTACTACAGCCAAGTCATCAACTTTGAGGACCAGTCACAAGCCACCACCGCCACCCCCACTACCACCAGCCACCATCAGCAATTCAAGCCATCATTGA